One window from the genome of Breoghania sp. L-A4 encodes:
- a CDS encoding prephenate/arogenate dehydrogenase family protein encodes MSDPLFRRLTLIGIGLIGSSLARVVRREGLAGEIVISTRSPQTLARAEELALGDRYCLDAAEAVEGADLVILCVPVGASAAVAKWIAPALAPGAIVTDVGSTKASVVAQMQPHLPANVHFIPGHPIAGTEYSGPDAGFAALFENRWCILTPVEGTDPAAQEKLSAFWRGCGSNIDVMDPDHHDLVLAITSHLPHIIAYNIVGTADDLQTVTKSEVIKYSASGFRDFTRLAASDPTMWRDVCLHNKDAILEMLSRFSEDLSAVQRAIRWGDGQALFDLFTRTRGIRRSIIEAGQETDEPDFGRHHGEA; translated from the coding sequence ATGTCCGACCCCCTGTTTCGCCGTCTCACCCTGATCGGCATCGGCCTGATCGGCTCCTCGCTTGCACGCGTCGTGCGGCGCGAGGGGCTGGCGGGCGAGATCGTCATCTCCACACGGTCGCCCCAGACGCTGGCGCGCGCCGAGGAACTGGCGCTGGGCGACCGCTATTGCCTCGATGCCGCCGAGGCGGTGGAAGGGGCGGACCTCGTGATCCTCTGCGTTCCCGTCGGTGCGTCGGCGGCCGTGGCGAAATGGATCGCGCCGGCGCTCGCGCCCGGCGCGATTGTCACCGACGTGGGCTCCACCAAGGCCTCCGTCGTGGCGCAGATGCAGCCGCATTTGCCCGCAAACGTGCATTTCATCCCGGGCCACCCGATCGCCGGCACGGAATATTCCGGGCCCGACGCCGGCTTTGCCGCGCTGTTCGAGAACCGCTGGTGCATTCTCACACCGGTGGAGGGCACCGATCCCGCCGCCCAGGAAAAGCTCTCCGCCTTCTGGCGCGGCTGCGGCTCCAACATCGACGTGATGGATCCCGATCACCACGATCTGGTGCTGGCCATCACCTCGCATCTGCCGCACATCATCGCCTACAACATCGTCGGCACCGCGGATGATCTGCAAACCGTGACCAAATCCGAGGTCATCAAGTACTCGGCCTCGGGTTTTCGCGATTTCACCCGTCTGGCGGCGTCCGACCCGACCATGTGGCGCGACGTCTGCCTGCACAACAAGGATGCGATTCTGGAGATGCTGTCGCGGTTTTCCGAGGACCTCTCCGCCGTTCAGCGCGCCATCCGCTGGGGCGACGGGCAGGCGCTGTTCGATCTCTTCACCCGCACCCGCGGCATCCGCCGCTCGATCATCGAGGCGGGCCAGGAAACCGACGAGCCGGACTTCGGCCGCCACCACGGCGAGGCGTAG